The following coding sequences lie in one Peribacillus frigoritolerans genomic window:
- the phnW gene encoding 2-aminoethylphosphonate--pyruvate transaminase translates to MNTYKLLTPGPLTTTSTVKQEMLVDRCTWENDYKEITQKIRSQLLELAYAANGEYTAVLMQGSGSFVVESVLTTALSKSDKVLIITNGAYGKRIVKMAECIGLNHVEYGVEYNEYPKEAEIRNILLDDRDITHIAMVHCETTTGILNPIEMVSKISNEQGKSLIIDAMSSFGGVEMNVPELGIDYLISSANKCIQGIPGFGFVIAKLEKLLASEGNARSLSLDLYDQWKEMDKDGKWRFTSPTHVVAAFAKALEELTEEGGIPARFTRYKNNNDRLRELMGKLGIHAYISPDKQSPIITTFLFPSETFDFEDFYNFIKERGYVIYPGKLTDIDTFRIGNIGEIHEEDIEELGRIVEKYMKVVTV, encoded by the coding sequence ATGAATACCTATAAACTATTAACGCCTGGACCGCTGACCACTACAAGTACGGTGAAACAGGAAATGCTTGTTGACCGCTGTACGTGGGAAAATGATTATAAAGAAATCACACAAAAAATCAGATCCCAGCTTCTTGAATTGGCATATGCTGCAAACGGAGAATATACGGCTGTACTTATGCAGGGAAGCGGCTCGTTTGTTGTAGAATCTGTGCTGACGACAGCACTTTCAAAATCCGATAAAGTGCTGATCATTACGAATGGCGCATATGGAAAGCGGATTGTGAAAATGGCGGAGTGCATCGGTCTGAATCATGTTGAATATGGCGTTGAGTACAATGAATATCCAAAGGAAGCTGAAATCCGGAACATTTTACTGGATGATCGTGACATCACACATATAGCGATGGTTCATTGTGAAACGACGACAGGGATTTTAAATCCGATAGAGATGGTTTCGAAGATATCAAACGAACAAGGGAAATCCTTGATTATTGATGCGATGAGCAGCTTTGGCGGAGTGGAGATGAATGTGCCTGAACTCGGAATTGATTATTTGATCAGCAGTGCGAATAAATGCATTCAAGGAATCCCCGGTTTTGGTTTCGTCATTGCAAAGCTTGAGAAATTATTGGCTTCTGAAGGCAATGCCCGCAGTTTGTCCCTGGATTTATATGATCAGTGGAAAGAGATGGACAAGGATGGGAAATGGCGCTTCACATCTCCAACACATGTAGTGGCCGCCTTTGCTAAAGCGCTGGAAGAATTAACGGAAGAAGGGGGCATCCCAGCGAGATTCACCCGTTATAAAAATAATAATGATAGGCTGAGGGAGCTGATGGGGAAATTGGGCATTCATGCATACATCTCACCTGATAAACAATCGCCTATCATTACAACATTCCTTTTTCCATCTGAAACCTTTGATTTTGAGGACTTCTACAATTTCATCAAAGAGAGGGGCTACGTAATTTACCCCGGAAAGCTGACTGACATAGATACATTCCGGATCGGCAATATTGGCGAAATCCATGAAGAAGATATCGAGGAACTTGGCAGGATCGTAGAAAAATATATGAAAGTGGTGACAGTATGA
- a CDS encoding extracellular solute-binding protein, whose product MSKTLKIALLSLVALSLVFVLVGRNSGKADEEKVVIYTNGDEEATAAMETSLKDAGYEGKYVLQSLGTSELGGKLLAEGAEIEADVVTMSSYFIESAQDQHAMFKDLSFSTKALEKNPAYYTPILANTGSIFVNTEVLKQKGLPMPTSIKDLTKPEYKGFVSIPNILDSSTGWLLVQAIISQYGDAEGKKVLHDLIANSGPHLESSGSGPINKVQAGEVAAGFGLRYQAVMAKESGLPIKFVDPIEGNFSYTESVAVVNKGNEAKTSLAMKMAETISKDAREELLKHYPVALYEGEKVTEKNKPAHPKKYKQPLTVELLKQHQEFFKSAQ is encoded by the coding sequence ATGTCTAAAACGTTGAAGATAGCCTTACTTTCTTTAGTTGCTCTAAGTTTGGTATTTGTATTGGTGGGCCGTAACAGCGGCAAAGCGGATGAGGAAAAGGTGGTCATTTATACGAATGGCGATGAAGAAGCCACTGCAGCAATGGAGACTTCCCTGAAAGATGCCGGATACGAAGGGAAATATGTCCTTCAATCATTAGGCACATCAGAATTAGGAGGGAAACTGCTCGCAGAAGGCGCTGAAATCGAGGCAGATGTCGTGACGATGAGTTCTTATTTCATCGAAAGTGCCCAAGATCAGCACGCCATGTTCAAGGACCTATCGTTCAGTACAAAAGCATTGGAAAAAAATCCAGCATATTATACGCCGATTTTGGCAAATACCGGTTCCATTTTTGTCAATACGGAAGTGCTTAAACAAAAAGGCCTGCCGATGCCTACTTCGATTAAGGATTTAACAAAGCCGGAATATAAAGGGTTCGTTTCAATTCCTAATATCCTGGACTCTTCAACAGGGTGGCTGTTAGTTCAAGCAATAATCAGTCAATACGGTGACGCAGAGGGGAAAAAGGTTCTCCATGACTTAATAGCAAATAGCGGTCCGCATCTTGAGAGCTCAGGTTCAGGCCCAATCAATAAAGTTCAAGCAGGGGAAGTGGCTGCCGGTTTTGGTTTACGCTACCAAGCCGTGATGGCTAAAGAGTCGGGCTTACCGATCAAGTTCGTCGATCCGATTGAGGGGAATTTCTCCTACACGGAATCCGTTGCTGTCGTGAATAAAGGTAATGAAGCTAAAACAAGTTTAGCAATGAAAATGGCAGAAACAATCAGTAAAGATGCTAGAGAAGAATTGCTGAAACATTACCCGGTCGCACTTTATGAAGGTGAAAAGGTAACGGAAAAGAACAAACCGGCTCACCCTAAGAAATACAAGCAGCCCCTAACGGTTGAATTATTAAAACAGCATCAAGAGTTCTTTAAATCAGCACAATGA
- the phnX gene encoding phosphonoacetaldehyde hydrolase: MNKVEGIILDWAGTAVDFGCFAPVNVFVDIFKNAGLDVTMEEARAPMGMLKIDHIRAMLNMPRISSLWEEQYGRPFNEEDVEKLYAEFEPALMMSLADYTDPIPGVIETVEALRNRGLKIGSTTGYTDTMMEVVVANALKKGYGPDFHVTPDTTHSIGRPYPYMIYRNMEKLKLTASWKVVKVGDTISDMQEAVNAGVWSVGIIVGSSEMGLSLDEYTSLPERDKQNLISKTADIFMQNGADFTIKTMEELPELIDRINLLIADGKRPRSS, translated from the coding sequence ATGAATAAGGTAGAGGGAATCATTTTGGATTGGGCTGGAACAGCAGTGGATTTTGGATGTTTTGCACCAGTGAATGTTTTTGTTGATATTTTTAAGAATGCTGGACTGGACGTGACGATGGAGGAAGCCAGAGCTCCGATGGGCATGCTGAAAATCGACCATATTCGTGCGATGCTGAACATGCCAAGGATATCTTCGTTATGGGAGGAACAATACGGAAGGCCATTCAATGAGGAAGACGTTGAAAAACTATATGCTGAATTCGAACCGGCATTGATGATGTCATTGGCGGATTATACAGATCCCATTCCAGGGGTTATTGAGACGGTGGAAGCACTAAGGAATCGCGGCCTGAAGATTGGATCGACAACGGGATATACGGATACAATGATGGAGGTCGTCGTAGCAAATGCTTTGAAAAAAGGGTATGGGCCGGATTTCCATGTAACCCCGGATACAACCCATTCAATTGGCAGGCCTTATCCTTACATGATCTATCGGAATATGGAAAAATTGAAATTAACGGCATCATGGAAGGTAGTGAAGGTAGGCGATACCATTTCCGACATGCAAGAGGCAGTGAATGCTGGAGTATGGTCGGTCGGAATCATTGTCGGAAGCTCCGAGATGGGATTGAGTTTGGATGAGTATACAAGTTTGCCAGAACGAGATAAACAAAACCTCATCTCTAAAACGGCAGATATCTTTATGCAAAACGGCGCAGACTTCACCATCAAAACGATGGAGGAACTACCTGAACTCATAGATCGCATCAACCTTCTTATAGCAGACGGGAAAAGACCTCGTTCAAGCTAA
- a CDS encoding alanine dehydrogenase, which yields MIVGVPKELKTAETRVGLNPTWVKKLTAYGHEVLIQSMAGEASGFCDEKYVLAGAKIVNTIDEIYEKAEFVVKVKELQPYEYGLLKEDQMIMAWFHLAEDVNHEMTQALLDKKAISLSMELIVLPDGTRPTIKPMSEIAGTLAMLEAVKYAQYGYGGKGILLRKLAGLPSSNVLILGGGNAGLNTAQVAVGLGLNVTIMEASMKRIDYLNNQLPQVDILGWDKDMMFEELIQSDVLINTIYPMPGVTEPLITREMVSKMKPNSIIIDIAGTGIIETSRYTTLEDPVYYEQEVLHYCVPNMPALCPQTSTNMMLMTTGPYIMNIANNGLKEVVENDVIVRNCISTLNGEIVHHEVGINHNMPYTDIKTELLLSK from the coding sequence ATGATAGTAGGAGTTCCTAAAGAATTAAAAACTGCAGAGACTAGAGTGGGATTAAATCCAACATGGGTAAAAAAATTAACAGCTTACGGTCATGAAGTACTAATACAAAGCATGGCAGGTGAAGCTAGTGGTTTTTGTGACGAGAAATATGTTTTGGCTGGAGCAAAAATAGTAAACACGATTGACGAAATTTATGAGAAGGCAGAATTTGTTGTTAAAGTGAAGGAACTTCAACCCTATGAATACGGCCTTCTTAAAGAAGATCAAATGATAATGGCATGGTTTCATTTGGCGGAAGATGTAAATCATGAAATGACACAGGCATTACTAGATAAAAAAGCAATTTCATTATCAATGGAATTAATCGTTTTACCTGACGGGACAAGACCTACGATTAAACCAATGAGTGAAATTGCAGGAACATTAGCAATGCTTGAAGCAGTCAAATATGCTCAATATGGTTATGGCGGAAAAGGAATACTTCTCCGGAAACTGGCCGGTTTACCTTCGAGCAATGTACTCATACTTGGTGGTGGCAATGCTGGACTCAATACTGCGCAAGTTGCTGTGGGTCTTGGATTGAATGTAACCATCATGGAAGCATCAATGAAACGCATTGATTATTTGAACAATCAGTTGCCACAGGTGGACATTTTGGGTTGGGATAAAGATATGATGTTCGAAGAACTTATTCAAAGTGATGTTTTAATTAATACAATTTATCCGATGCCAGGGGTAACCGAGCCTCTCATTACACGAGAGATGGTCAGTAAGATGAAACCTAATTCTATTATTATTGATATTGCAGGAACGGGTATAATTGAAACCTCACGTTATACGACTTTAGAGGATCCAGTTTACTACGAACAAGAAGTCCTACATTACTGTGTCCCGAATATGCCGGCTCTATGTCCACAAACCTCGACAAACATGATGCTGATGACAACCGGCCCATATATTATGAACATTGCGAATAATGGTTTGAAAGAGGTTGTAGAAAATGATGTAATAGTAAGAAATTGTATCAGCACTTTGAACGGTGAAATTGTTCATCACGAAGTTGGGATCAATCATAACATGCCTTATACAGATATAAAAACGGAGTTACTATTGTCAAAATAA
- a CDS encoding APC family permease yields the protein MSKLMKTDRTLTLIPVVLFGFSFMGLTTAFTTYGIAANISHGMVPGAMIVALVVMMFTAYSYGKMAIAFPSSGSAYVYTQKSINPSVGFLVGWVILMDYLFMPMVNYLVFGIFFSAAFPTIPSYIWISGMLVLVTFINIKGLKFATNVNAFITIFALLFILIFIGFSIKEIFMGESTATLLSLEPFYNSKEPFSYTIAGAALLCFCFLGFESVTAFAEETVNPKKTIPRAVILITLGGGLIFTSVSYFSYLVWPEYNTFNNPDSAAYEIIKLVGGKVMYSIYLALYALAVLGSAMSSQASASRVLYTMGRDGQFPKKFFGTLHPRYKTPVNNILIISFVSLLALFLSLDLVASFINFGAFLAYTCVNIAVIAHYYIRNRERSVKGTVLYLFVPIIGAALDILLLVNLDVHSKVLGVSWLIIGFIYLLVLTKGLKKQPPVLKIEENYSVDLK from the coding sequence ATGTCAAAGCTAATGAAAACAGATAGAACACTGACACTCATTCCAGTTGTGTTGTTTGGTTTTTCATTTATGGGGTTAACCACAGCTTTTACTACATATGGTATTGCGGCTAATATTTCTCACGGTATGGTTCCGGGAGCAATGATAGTTGCTCTAGTGGTAATGATGTTTACTGCTTACAGTTATGGGAAAATGGCAATTGCGTTTCCATCTTCCGGTTCTGCTTATGTTTATACGCAAAAATCGATCAATCCCTCTGTTGGATTTCTTGTCGGATGGGTGATCTTAATGGATTATTTATTTATGCCAATGGTGAATTATTTAGTATTTGGTATTTTTTTCTCAGCAGCCTTTCCAACAATTCCAAGTTACATCTGGATTTCAGGTATGCTGGTGCTCGTCACTTTTATTAATATTAAAGGATTGAAGTTTGCCACAAATGTAAACGCATTCATAACGATTTTCGCTTTACTTTTTATCCTTATCTTTATAGGTTTTTCTATTAAGGAAATTTTTATGGGCGAAAGCACAGCAACTCTTTTATCTCTTGAGCCATTCTATAATTCGAAAGAACCCTTTTCTTATACAATAGCTGGAGCAGCATTATTATGCTTTTGTTTCCTTGGGTTTGAATCAGTTACAGCGTTTGCGGAAGAAACAGTCAACCCTAAGAAAACAATTCCCCGAGCAGTTATTTTAATTACTCTTGGTGGTGGTTTAATCTTTACAAGTGTTTCATATTTCTCGTATCTAGTATGGCCAGAGTATAACACATTTAATAATCCTGATTCGGCTGCCTACGAAATTATTAAACTTGTTGGTGGAAAGGTGATGTACTCAATATATCTTGCGCTTTACGCATTAGCTGTATTGGGTAGTGCCATGTCGTCCCAGGCAAGTGCGTCACGAGTCCTCTATACGATGGGGCGAGATGGACAGTTTCCTAAAAAGTTCTTTGGCACCCTGCATCCGAGATATAAAACACCCGTAAATAATATACTGATCATTAGTTTTGTCTCTTTGCTTGCTTTATTTTTAAGTTTAGATCTTGTAGCATCATTTATTAATTTCGGGGCGTTTCTTGCGTATACTTGTGTTAATATTGCCGTAATTGCTCATTATTATATTAGAAATAGAGAACGTTCGGTAAAAGGAACTGTCTTATATTTATTTGTTCCTATTATTGGAGCTGCTCTTGATATTTTACTACTTGTGAATCTTGATGTGCACTCAAAAGTACTTGGAGTAAGTTGGTTAATAATAGGTTTCATTTATTTACTTGTATTGACAAAAGGACTTAAAAAACAGCCGCCAGTATTGAAAATCGAAGAAAATTATAGTGTAGATTTAAAATAA
- a CDS encoding ABC transporter permease, with amino-acid sequence MSINQLILRNLKKNLKNYYLYVFALIFSASLYFAFVTLQYDPALDEAEGTVKGAASIKAASILLVAIVSIFLLYANSIFIKRRSKEIGLFQLIGMTKNRIFRILSVENLILYFCSVFLGIFVGFAASKLIIMILFKIMVVEAIATLTFSFQPLVQTVLVFSAIYLLIMLMNYAFIKRQTILSLFRVTSMTEGKVKKVSMFEMIIGIFGIILIIAGYVVSSKLFDGAFTQMTELFMAMIVILATVIIGTYLFYKGSVSFIFNIIRKKKNGYLNINEVLSLSSIMFRMKSNAILLTIITTVSALAIGLLSLSYISYYSAEKMAQSSIPTDFSMTDKGDADAFKEALSDSKIDYDAKVIDVIQVDVNVKEIMETSLEGVNFDSDIMTVPVISDESVKGINLAEDETLFSGYSSMMEKVISLKDSGKIELKGKNEVIPQTYMGLNDDTFLSYYFTSGGLPVAIVDQTIFDRLKKDVDPKIQKVSSVNIGIDVKDEAELEKANDLFSKMNFKEEHVNDSQLENFTNQKKNMGLMMFIVGFLGLTFLITSGCILYFKQMDESEGEKSNYTILRKLGFTRGDLLRGIQAKQVFNFGIPLVVGLLHSYFAVQSGWFFFGTEVWTPMIIVMALYTALYSIFGILSVFHYKKVIKESL; translated from the coding sequence AATCAACTCATCTTGCGAAATCTGAAAAAGAATCTGAAGAACTATTATCTGTATGTGTTTGCCCTGATCTTCAGCGCTTCCCTTTACTTTGCTTTCGTCACCTTGCAATATGACCCAGCGCTGGATGAAGCGGAGGGGACGGTAAAAGGTGCCGCCTCCATCAAGGCTGCATCAATCCTGCTTGTTGCGATTGTTTCCATATTTCTTTTATATGCCAATAGCATTTTCATTAAAAGACGCAGTAAAGAAATTGGCCTATTCCAATTGATAGGCATGACGAAGAACAGGATATTCCGTATTCTGAGTGTGGAAAACCTGATCCTGTATTTCTGTTCCGTATTCCTGGGAATCTTTGTAGGGTTTGCCGCTTCAAAATTGATCATCATGATCCTATTTAAAATAATGGTTGTCGAGGCAATCGCGACTCTTACATTTTCTTTTCAGCCGCTAGTGCAAACCGTGCTCGTTTTTAGCGCCATCTATCTTTTAATCATGTTGATGAATTATGCCTTCATTAAAAGGCAAACCATTCTATCATTATTTAGAGTGACTTCAATGACGGAAGGAAAAGTGAAAAAGGTTTCGATGTTCGAAATGATCATCGGGATATTCGGGATCATCCTGATCATTGCTGGCTATGTCGTTTCATCCAAATTATTCGATGGAGCATTTACACAGATGACCGAGCTTTTCATGGCCATGATCGTCATTCTGGCAACCGTCATCATCGGTACCTACCTATTCTATAAAGGATCTGTAAGCTTCATCTTTAATATCATCCGTAAAAAGAAAAATGGCTATTTGAACATCAATGAAGTATTGTCCCTTTCATCCATCATGTTCCGGATGAAATCGAATGCGATATTATTGACGATCATCACGACCGTTTCCGCTTTGGCAATCGGTTTATTATCATTAAGCTATATCTCCTACTACTCAGCGGAGAAAATGGCACAAAGCAGTATCCCTACCGATTTTTCGATGACGGATAAGGGAGATGCAGATGCATTCAAAGAAGCTTTATCAGACAGTAAAATTGATTATGACGCAAAGGTGATTGACGTCATTCAAGTGGATGTCAATGTAAAGGAAATAATGGAAACGAGCCTCGAAGGAGTGAACTTCGATTCGGACATCATGACCGTTCCCGTCATCAGTGATGAATCCGTTAAAGGAATCAACCTTGCTGAAGATGAGACCCTTTTCAGCGGATACAGTAGTATGATGGAGAAGGTCATATCCTTAAAGGATTCCGGAAAGATTGAACTGAAGGGCAAAAATGAAGTGATTCCACAAACATATATGGGTTTGAATGATGATACCTTCCTGTCCTATTACTTCACGAGTGGCGGATTGCCCGTTGCCATTGTAGACCAAACGATATTCGACCGTTTGAAAAAGGATGTCGACCCGAAAATCCAAAAAGTATCATCCGTTAATATCGGCATTGATGTGAAGGATGAAGCTGAACTTGAAAAAGCGAATGATCTATTCAGTAAAATGAATTTTAAAGAAGAACATGTAAATGATTCCCAATTAGAAAATTTCACCAACCAGAAGAAGAATATGGGTCTTATGATGTTCATCGTCGGCTTCTTGGGATTAACTTTCCTCATCACATCCGGATGCATCCTTTATTTCAAGCAAATGGATGAAAGTGAAGGGGAAAAATCCAATTATACGATTTTAAGAAAACTGGGATTCACGCGTGGTGACTTACTAAGAGGAATCCAAGCAAAACAAGTTTTCAATTTCGGCATTCCTTTAGTCGTCGGGCTGCTTCACAGTTATTTCGCAGTCCAATCAGGATGGTTCTTTTTCGGGACCGAAGTTTGGACACCGATGATCATCGTCATGGCATTATACACGGCATTGTATTCGATCTTCGGGATCCTATCCGTATTTCATTACAAGAAGGTCATTAAAGAATCTCTATAA
- a CDS encoding PucR family transcriptional regulator, which translates to MLTVQDVLKRPLFSKTEVVAGANGLHRQVKWTHVLEIPFFDDTIFQGGELILSTGFGFEWRDSSNTSFLLNLIERNASCLCIELGHHFEKVPKEMIEMANEYNFPIIIFKEFINFVEIAQDLHSYIINAHHEKLVTLDSISRKFHSLSLTTHGLSNILKLLQQKTEAPIIYLPIDGTPFSIPGLKNEFMEKLLQTIYEDKEHWHDRITNDSPVEWKALNHTILLQPIGAMDQIWAYLVMVLDRESDEFDYLILDRASLAISQDLLRKHYLDEKRLRLESTWLNDLLYRRINNEEQARGFISLKSKHASIRYRIAIVDIEDVFHPSTLSLSDEENESAIYHYSLKIRSGFAKHSFTPYITSVRNQIIVLAIDLGTADSSKARFLKVINALLYVKEGESSQIRIGVGRQYQLLLDAHTGYREAQLALNYRTFSTSAFYEDLGIFRLIQLIQHDQDTVHFIEDYLSPLISYDKEYGTELLLTLAKYFELDRSKKLTAQRLHVVRQTLYHRLEKIKKILDLDFDMPENRLNVEMALKAYQLIQQGEVVINRQPPLHLQ; encoded by the coding sequence ATGCTTACAGTACAAGATGTTCTTAAGCGCCCACTCTTTTCAAAGACGGAGGTAGTTGCGGGGGCAAACGGGTTGCACCGTCAAGTCAAATGGACACATGTCCTTGAAATTCCGTTTTTTGATGATACCATCTTTCAGGGAGGGGAACTGATACTCTCCACCGGATTTGGGTTTGAATGGAGAGACTCCTCTAATACTTCATTTTTGTTAAATCTTATTGAACGTAACGCTTCATGTTTATGTATAGAACTTGGACACCACTTCGAAAAGGTGCCTAAAGAAATGATCGAGATGGCAAATGAGTATAACTTTCCGATTATTATTTTCAAAGAATTCATAAATTTCGTCGAAATAGCACAGGATCTACATTCGTATATCATTAATGCTCATCATGAGAAGTTGGTTACATTAGATTCTATTTCAAGAAAGTTCCATTCATTGTCACTCACAACTCATGGGTTATCCAATATTTTAAAGTTGTTGCAACAGAAGACAGAAGCACCAATTATCTATCTTCCTATAGATGGAACACCTTTTTCGATTCCAGGATTGAAAAATGAATTCATGGAAAAGCTACTTCAAACCATTTATGAAGATAAAGAACACTGGCATGACCGAATTACAAATGATTCGCCCGTTGAATGGAAGGCATTAAACCATACTATTCTTCTCCAACCGATCGGAGCAATGGATCAAATCTGGGCGTACCTTGTTATGGTTTTAGATCGTGAATCGGATGAATTTGATTACCTAATCCTTGATCGTGCTTCTCTAGCGATCTCACAAGACTTATTGCGCAAACATTATTTGGATGAAAAACGATTACGGTTAGAATCTACATGGCTAAATGATTTACTTTATAGACGCATCAATAATGAGGAACAAGCAAGGGGATTTATTTCGTTAAAATCTAAGCACGCTTCTATACGTTATCGAATTGCAATCGTTGATATCGAAGATGTTTTTCATCCGTCTACATTAAGTTTATCGGATGAAGAAAATGAATCCGCTATTTATCATTATTCTTTAAAAATTCGATCTGGGTTCGCAAAACATTCTTTTACACCCTATATCACATCAGTGAGAAACCAGATCATTGTATTAGCTATTGATCTTGGAACTGCCGATTCCTCTAAGGCCCGCTTCTTGAAAGTGATCAATGCCTTGCTATATGTTAAAGAAGGTGAATCTAGCCAAATCCGTATAGGCGTTGGGCGACAATACCAGTTACTTTTGGATGCTCATACTGGTTATCGAGAAGCGCAGTTAGCTTTAAATTATCGTACGTTTTCAACAAGTGCCTTTTACGAAGACCTTGGCATCTTTCGGCTGATACAATTAATTCAGCATGATCAAGATACAGTCCATTTTATTGAAGACTATCTCTCTCCTTTAATATCCTATGATAAGGAATATGGAACGGAATTGCTTCTGACTTTAGCAAAATACTTTGAGCTTGATCGCTCAAAGAAGCTTACTGCTCAAAGATTGCATGTTGTAAGACAAACACTCTATCATCGGCTGGAAAAAATAAAAAAGATTCTTGATCTTGATTTTGATATGCCGGAGAACAGATTAAACGTTGAAATGGCTTTGAAAGCATATCAACTCATACAGCAAGGGGAAGTAGTTATCAACCGCCAACCACCATTACACCTACAGTAA
- a CDS encoding NAD(P)/FAD-dependent oxidoreductase, whose product MEQQDLFDVTVIGGGPAGLYSTFYSGLREMKVKLIEYQPRLGGKIHVYPEKMIWDVGGLTPTTGEKLIEQLVEQGLTFNPTVVLNEKVESITRNEEGIFVLHTASGQTHYSKTIIVAVGGGILNPQKLEIDGAERFEVSNLNYTVKSFNRFKDKTVIISGGGNSAIDWANELEPIAKKVYLTYRKDSLAGHESQAKQLMESSAVCFLNTTITKLIACDDHESIEHVELTNQATGEVSYLPIDEVIINHGYERDTSLLRNSKVDIAIADNYYIEGTSASQSSMDGIYAAGDILKHEGKLNLIAGTFQDAANAVNKAKQYIQPDAHGVGMVSSHNEIFKKRNRELIKEMMKPAGVL is encoded by the coding sequence ATGGAACAGCAAGATTTATTTGATGTAACGGTTATTGGAGGAGGGCCAGCAGGCCTTTACTCCACTTTTTATAGCGGACTTAGAGAAATGAAAGTTAAACTGATTGAATACCAGCCACGGCTAGGCGGGAAAATTCATGTCTATCCGGAGAAAATGATTTGGGATGTTGGAGGGCTGACACCCACTACTGGGGAAAAATTAATTGAGCAGCTAGTGGAGCAAGGTTTAACATTCAATCCAACAGTTGTCTTGAATGAAAAAGTGGAATCAATCACACGTAATGAAGAGGGGATCTTCGTTTTACATACGGCTTCAGGTCAAACGCACTATTCCAAGACGATCATTGTCGCGGTTGGCGGGGGAATCCTGAATCCGCAAAAGTTGGAAATAGACGGAGCAGAAAGGTTTGAAGTCTCCAATTTAAACTATACTGTTAAGTCCTTCAATCGTTTCAAGGATAAGACGGTGATCATTTCAGGCGGCGGGAATTCTGCAATAGACTGGGCAAATGAATTGGAGCCCATCGCCAAAAAGGTGTATCTGACATACAGGAAAGATAGTTTAGCAGGACATGAATCACAAGCAAAGCAATTGATGGAAAGCTCTGCTGTTTGTTTCTTGAATACGACGATTACAAAATTGATCGCCTGCGATGATCATGAATCAATTGAACATGTTGAACTGACGAATCAAGCAACGGGAGAGGTTTCTTACTTACCGATCGATGAGGTCATCATCAATCATGGTTATGAGCGTGATACATCGCTGCTTCGAAATAGTAAAGTGGACATTGCCATTGCCGACAATTATTATATTGAAGGTACTTCTGCAAGTCAATCCTCGATGGATGGAATATACGCTGCCGGTGATATCTTAAAGCATGAAGGTAAATTGAACCTGATAGCAGGCACTTTTCAAGATGCAGCAAATGCCGTAAACAAGGCAAAACAATATATCCAGCCTGACGCTCACGGAGTAGGAATGGTTTCTTCCCATAATGAAATCTTTAAAAAGCGCAATAGGGAATTGATCAAGGAAATGATGAAACCGGCTGGGGTACTTTAA